A genomic window from Dermacentor silvarum isolate Dsil-2018 chromosome 9, BIME_Dsil_1.4, whole genome shotgun sequence includes:
- the LOC119465247 gene encoding LOW QUALITY PROTEIN: basic proline-rich protein-like (The sequence of the model RefSeq protein was modified relative to this genomic sequence to represent the inferred CDS: deleted 1 base in 1 codon), which translates to MCRAVLLAALAALAVLAVVSANRDADIFAESDHEVVYRFPRGARSGGSRSRGGSSSRSSGSSSRSSGSSSSSSRGSSGSSSSSGSMFSSLFRRPGGSKKPSKPKPPGPIYVTRRPAPAPTPRPAPTPRPAPTPRPAPYPTMKPAPYPTQPPPRPAPSAPSYPGHGGSYPNVPGHRPQTPSAPPMETGKIVPGQVNPVQQPGGGQHPPGFKPMPPSAPPAEPGYPGGRPSAPGYPTGSYPGYPGGQYPGQGQPGRPPSQYPGQGQPGYPGTGQGQPGYPGGQYPGQGQAQPGYPGGRYPAPGQPGYPYPSGGQYPGQGRPGYPSAQYPGQGQGYPGGYYPGGHYPGGGGYPGGQYPGVYPGGYPSAPKKPGGLLGQLLGGSSGLGGSKKRPGHVFAPTHPLYGGMPVATAYGVQNSLKRKGIKQSDITKVVGAALLYKTLRHRRKRWKPKFFGGYYGGYYGSSYYYYGGRRYYGSSYNRYRNRTTLDNATAAGIDSVPDNATYIEECRYKKEPWEECDRATNTQKRKLILKRGSGKCEPTKELTRNCKKACRYEKGAWNACNVTANTRTRVDKLKPRSDPTCEPNRTVTKKCKSGLGCRYNRSVKWSECDAQTQTRTKTMPLVSGNSASCESHKVVTKPCRSNGDQRQMKRKPKQDEEEEEDDE; encoded by the exons ATGTGCCGAGCCGTGCTGCTGGCGGCACTGGCCGCTCTGGCCGTGCTCGCCGTGGTCAGCGCTAACCGGGACGCGGACATTTTCGCCGAGTCGGACCACGAGGTCGTCTACCGCTTTCCCCGGGGAGCCAGGAGCGGAGGGTCCAGGAGCAGAGGAG GTTCCTCGTCTAGGTCTTCCGGAAGCTCTTCTAGATCTTCTGGAAGCTCGTCAAGCTCTTCCAGAGGTTCCTCCGGTTCATCTTCGTCTTCCGGTTCGATGTTTTCCTCACTGTTCAGACGACCGGGAGGCAGCAAGAAGCCGTCAAAGCCGAAGCCCCCCGGACCCATATATGTCACCAGAAGGCCCGCTCCAGCCCCTACCCCGAGGCCTGCCCCTACCCCGAGGCCTGCCCCTACCCCGAGGCCTGCCCCTTATCCCACGATGAAACCCGCGCCGTACCCAACGCAGCCACCTCCCAGGCCAGCACCAAGTGCCCCGTCCTACCCAGGACATGGTGGTTCCTATCCGAACGTACCAGGCCACCGGCCGCAGACTCCGAGCGCGCCACCAATGGAGACTGGAAAAATAGTTCCTGGACAAGTCAATCCCGTACAGCAACCAGGCGGCGGCCAACACCCTCCGGGATTCAAGCCGATGCCCCCTAGCGCTCCTCCTGCGGAGCCCGGATACCCGGGCGGAAGACCTTCAGCACCTGGATATCCAACCGGAAGCTATCCCGGTTACCCTGGCGGTCAGTATCCGGGCCAGGGTCAGCCAGGCCGCCCGCCGAGTCAGTATCCCGGCCAGGGCCAACCAGGTTATCCTGGCACCGGTCAAGGTCAACCAGGCTACCCCGGTGGTCAGTATCCGG GGCAAGGACAAGCTCAGCCCGGGTATCCCGGTGGTCGATATCCTGCACCGGGCCAACCTGGTTACCCTTATCCATCAGGTGGCCAGTATCCAGGCCAGGGAAGACCCGGCTATCCTTCCGCACAATACCCGGGTCAGGGTCAGGGCTACCCTGGAGGTTATTACCCGGGAGGTCACTACCCTGGCGGGGGAGGCTACCCTGGTGGTCAATATCCAGGCGTCTACCCAGGCGGTTACCCTTCAGCACCCAAGAAGCCCGGAGGACTTCTAGGACAGCTTCTGGGCGGGAGCAGTGGCCTCGGTGGCAGTAAGAAACGTCCGGGTCACGTGTTCGCACCTACGCACCCTCTCTATGGTGGCATGCCAGTAGCCACAGCGTATGGTGTGCAAAATAGTCTCAAGCGCAAAGGCATCAAACAAAGCGATATTACCAAGGTCGTTGGGGCTGCGCTGCTGTACAAGACGCTGCGTCACCGCAGGAAGAGGTGGAAGCCCAAGTTCTTCGGCGGTTACTACGGTGGTTACTACGGCTCTAGCTACTACTACTACGGCGGTCGACGCTATTACGGCTCCTCTTACAACCGCTATCGCAACCGGACCACTCTCGACAACGCAACCGCTGCTGGGATCGACAGCGTCCCTGACAACGCCACCTACATAG AGGAGTGTCGCTACAAGAAGGAGCCTTGGGAGGAGTGCGACCGTGCCACCAACACCCAGAAGCGCAAGCTCATCCTCAAGCGCGGCAGCGGCAAGTGCGAGCCCACCAAGGAGCTCACCAGGAACTGCAAGAAAG CGTGCCGTTACGAGAAGGGCGCGTGGAATGCCTGCAACGTGACGGCCAACACGCGCACCCGGGTGGACAAGCTCAAACCAAGAAGCGACCCCACATGCGAGCCTAACCGCACCGTCACCAAGAAGTGCAAGTCCG GTCTGGGCTGCCGCTACAACCGCAGCGTCAAGTGGAGCGAGTGCGACGCCCAGACGCAGACCCGGACCAAGACCATGCCGCTGGTGAGCGGCAACAGCGCGTCCTGCGAGAGCCACAAGGTGGTCACGAAGCCGTGT CGCAGCAACGGGGACCAGCGCCAGATGAAGCGCAAGCCCAAGCAGG AtgaagaggaagaagaggacgacgagTGA